From the genome of Burkholderia pyrrocinia:
GATGGTGCGCGCGCATGCCTGGGTCAGGGATCGATGCTGCATTGGTCGATGGAATGTGCTTAAAAATCAGCTGATTGGCGGAAAATTTCGGTCGATACTAGCCAGCGCGTAATCGTTTGTCAAAACAAATTAAAAAATACAATCGAGATGGTCAGACCATTGGACGTCTATCACGCTTTCCAGACCGCTTTCAACAGCTTTTGTGTGTAAGGATGTGACGGCCTGGTGAAGATGTCGGTCACGTCTCCCGACTCGACGACGGCGCCGTCCTGCATCACCGCGACGCGGTGCGCCATCGCGCCGATCACCTCGAGGTCGTGGCTGATGAACACGTAGCCGAGGTTGTATTTCTGTTGCAAATTCGCGAGCAGTTTCAGCACCTGCTGCTGGATCGACACGTCGAGCGCGGAAGTCGGCTCGTCGAGGATCAGGATGCGCGGCTCCAGCACCAGCGCGCGCGCGATTGCGATCCGCTGACGCTGCCCGCCCGAGAATTCGTGCGGATAACGGTGCAGCACCGTGCGGTCGAGGCCGACTTCGCGCAGCACCGCGAGCGATTTCGTGCGGCGCGCGTCGGGCGTCATCTCCGGGCGATGCAGTTCGAGCCCCTCGCCGACGATCCGCTCGATCGTGTGACGCGGCGAAAGCGAACTGAACGGATCCTGAAAGACGACCTGCATGTTCGAACGCAGCGCCGTCTGTTCGCGGCCGCGATAGGTCGACAGCGCGCGCCCCTGGAATTCGATCTCGCCGCCGACCGTCTTCTGCAGCCCGAGCAGCGCCATCGCGAGCGTCGACTTCCCGGAACCCGATTCGCCGACGATGCCGAGCGTCTCGCCCTGCCGCACCGACACCGACACGTCCGCGACGGCCGTCACGGGCACCGTGCCGAACCAGCCCGCGAAACCCGGCCGCTTGCGCGCGAACTGCACGCTCACGTGGCGCGCGTCGAGCACGACGGGCGCGATCGGCATCACCGGCGCGACCGCGCGTTGCGGCCGGCTGTTCAGCAGCCGCTGCGTATACGGATGCTCGGGTTCCGCGAAGATCCGCTCGACCGGCCCGCTCTCGACGAGCCGGCCGTTCTCCATCACCGCGACGCGATCGGCGAAGTGCCGCACCAGATTCAGGTCGTGCGTGATCAGCAGGATCGCCATCCCGCGCTTTTCGGCTTCCTCGCGCTGCAGTTCCAGCAGCAGGTCGACGATCTGCGCTCGGATCGTCACGTCGAGCGCGGTGGTCGGCTCGTCGGCCAGCAACAGGCGCGGCCGGCACGCGAGCGCCATCGCGATCATCGCGCGCTGCCGCTGGCCGCCCGACAACTGGTGCGGGTAGCTGTCGACACGCCTGTCGGGTTCCGCGATGCCCGTGCGCGCGAGCAGCGCGATCGCGCGCTTGCGCGCCTCGACCGCTGATACACCGTCGTGCAGCACGATCGTCTCGCCGATCTGCTCGCCGATCGTATACAGCGGGTTGAGCGCCGTCATCGGCTCCTGGAAGATCATCGCGATGTCCGAGCCGCGCAGCCCGCGCATCTCGCGTTCGCTCTTGGCCGACAGGTCCTGCCCCGCGAAGCGGATCGCGCCGCTCACGTCGGCATCGCGCAGCAGCCGCAGGATCGACAGCGCGGTCACGCTCTTGCCCGACCCCGACTCGCCGACCAGCGCAACGCGCTCGCCGCGGCCGATCGCGAGCGTCACGTCCTCCACCGCGACCGTGTCGCCGAAGCGCACATGCAGACGTTCGAGCGACAGCAGCGGCTCGTCGTGCTTCGATACGACCGTTTCGCTCATCGCTGGCCTCCCGCCGCGCGCACCGAATCGGCGATCCGCGTGTCGAGCGCGTTGCGCAACGCGTCACCCATGAAGGTCAGCAGCAGCAGCGTCGCGACCAGCACGCCGAACGTCGACAGCGAGATCCACCACGCGTCGAGGTTGCCCTTGCCCTGCGCGAGCAGCTCGCCGAGGCTCGGCGTCGGCGGCGGCACGCCGAGCCCGAGGAAATCGAGGCTCGTCAGCGCGAGAATCGCGCCGCTCATCCGGAACGGCAGGAACGTGATTACCGGCGTGAGACTGTTCGGCAGCACGTGGCGCCAGATGATCTGCCAGTTCGTGAGCCCCATCGCGCGTGCCGCGCGTACGTAGTCCTGCGTGCGGTTGCGCAGGAATTCCGCGCGCACGTAGTCGGCCAGCCCGATCCAGCCGAACAGCGACAACAGCACGATCAGCAGCAGGAAGCTCGGCTCGAAGATCGACGCGAAGATGATCAGCAGGTACAGCTCGGGCAGCGAGCTCCAGATCTCGATCAGCCGCTGCCCGACGATGTCGATGCGTCCGCCGAAGAAACCCTGCACCGCGCCGGCGGCGATCCCGAGCAGCGTGCCGATCACGGTCAGGATCAGCCCGAACTCGACCGAGATGCGGAACCCGTACACGAGCCGCGCGAGCAGGTCGCGCCCATGTGCGTCGGTGCCGAGCCAGTTCGCGCGCGACGGCGGCGCCGGGTTCGGCACGTTCGAGAAATAGTTCAGCGTGTCGTAGTAATAGCGGTTCGGCGGATAGACGACGAAGTTGCCGGGCGCCTCGAGCCGCTTGCGCACATACGGATCGAGATAGTCGGCCGGCGTCGGAAAATCGCCGCCGAAGGTCGTCTCCGGGTACGTCTGGAACAGCGGGAAATAGGTTTGGCCGTCGTAGCGCACGACGAGCGGCTTGTCGTTCGACCACAGCGGCGCCGCGAGGCTCGCGGCAAAGGCGACGACGAAGATCACGAAGCTCCAGTAGCCGAGGCGCTGCCGCGTGAAGCGCTGCCACACGCGGCGCGCGGGCGACGGCGACACGCGCGCGCGCGCGGCGTCGATGCGGGACGACACGACGGCCCGGTTCATCGCGACCCTCGCCCGATGACGCCGGGCATGCGGACGGACTGTTTCATGTCAGCGCTCCAGGTTGTCGAATTGAATGCGCGGGTCGACCCACACATAGCAGAGGTCGGAAATCAGCTTGGTCGCGAGCCCGATCAGCGTGAACAGGTACAGCGTACCGAGCACGACCGGATAGTCGCGCCGCACGACCGACTCGTACGACAGCAGCCCGAGGCCGTCGAGCGAGAACAGCGTCTCGATCAGCAGGCTGCCGGTGAAGAACGCGCCGATGAACGCGGCCGGGAAGCCGACGATCAGCGGCAACATCGCGTTGCGGAACACGTGCTTCCACAGCACGCTGCGCTCGGAGAGCCCCTTCGCACGCGCGGTCAGCACGTATTGCCGGCGGATCTGGTCGAGGAACGCATTCTTCGTGAGCATCGTGATGACCGCGAAGCTGCCGACGACCGACGCCGTGATCGGCAGCGCGATGTGCCACAGATAGTCGAGCACCTTGCCGACGAGCGACAGCCCGGCGAAGTTGTCCGACGTGAGCCCACGCAGCGGAAAGAGCTGCCAGAACGAGCCGCCGCCGAACAGCACGAGCAGCAGCACGCCGAGCACGAAGCCCGGGATCGCATAACCGACGAGCACGACGAGGCTCGTCGCGACATCGAACGGCGAGCCGTTGCGCACCGCCTTCGCGATGCCGAGCGGCACCGATATGAGGTACGTGAGAAAGAACGTCCAGAGCCCGATGCTGATCGACACGGGCAGCTTCTGCACGACCAGCGACCACACGCTCTGGTGGCGGAAGTAGCTGTCACCGAGATCGAAGCGCGCAAAGCGCTTCAGCATCAGCCAGTAGCGCTCGAGCGGTGGCTTGTCGAAACCGTACAGCGCCTTGAGTTGCGCGAGCTGCTGCGCGTCGACGCCGGTGTGCGCACGCATCCCGAACGGCACCGCGCCCTGCTCCGTCGCGCCCTTGCGCAATTCCTGCACGGCCTGCTCGACCGGGCCGCCCGGCACGAACTGGATCACCGCGAACGTGAGGGTCAGCACGCCGACGAGCGTCGGGATCATCAGCAGCAGGCGTTTGAGGATGTAGCTCCACATAGGGCGTCGACTCGTGATCGGTAGGCTGGGTTGGACGAAGGGCCGGCGCGGGTCAGTGAGCGGGCGTCGCCCACCAGGTCGACACGACCCAGCCCTCGGCCGAATAGTACAGCGGCAGCGTCTGCGGATAGGCGAGCGTGCGCTTGTACGCGATCCGGTGCGTCGTGCTGTACCACTGCGGGACCGCGTAGTAGCCGTGCATCAGCACGCGGTCGAGCGCGTGCGTCGCGTCGAGCAGCTCGTCGCGCGTCTGCGCGGTGCCGAGCGCGTGCAGCAGCGCGTCGACGGCCGGCGACTTCAGCCCGACGATGTTGTCGGAGCCCGGTTCGTCGGCGAACTTGCTGCCGTAACGCGAGAACTGCTCGGCGCCCGGCACCTGCACGCCCGGCAAGCGGACCGTCGTCATGTCGTAGTCGAACGCATCGAGTCGCTTTTGCAACAGCGCGAAATCGGCCGTGCGAAAGCGTGCTTCGATACCGAGCTTCGCCAGATTGCGCTGGTACGCGGTCACGACACCTTCCATCGCGCCGCCCGCATCGTCGAGGATCTCGAACGTGAACGGCTCGCCGTTCGCATTGCGCAGTGCGCCATCGCGATAGGTCCAGCCGGCCTGCGCAAGCAGCGCGCGCGCCTTCAGCAGGTTCGCGCGCAGCGAGCCCGGCGGGTTCGTGTCCGGCTGCGTGACCATCGGACCGAACACGGCCGGGTCGAGCTGCGCGCGCAGCGGCTCCAGCAGCTTCAGCTCGCCTGCGCCCGGCGTGCCGGTCGCCTGCAGGTCGGTGTCGGCGAAATAGCTGTCGAGACGCGTGTAGGCGCTGTAGAACAGTTGCCGGTTCAGCCATTCGAAGTCAAAGGCGAGATCGAGCGCCTGGCGCACCCGCACGTCGCGGAACAGCGGCCGGCGCAGGTTCATGAAGAAGCCCTGCATGCCCGCGCCGTTGTGCTGGCGGAATTCGCGCTTGACGAGCTCGCCGCTGTCGAAACGCTTGCCGACGTCGCGTCGCGCCCAGTTGCGCGCGATGTATTCGACGAGCACATCGTATTCGCCGGCCTTGAACGCCTCGAGCCGCGCGACGCCGTCGCCGTACAGCTTGTAGACGATCCGCTCGAAGTTGTGGGTGCCGATCCGCACCGGCAGGTCGGCGCCCCAGTACGCGGAGTTGCGCCGGTAGGTGATCGTGCGGCCGTTGTCGTAACGCTCGATCAGGTACGGGCCGCTGCCGATCGGCTGCTCGAACGCGAGCTGGTCGAACGGGATGCGCGAACCGTCCGCGCGCAATCCCCACTTGCGCGAGAACACGGGTACGCCGCCGGCGATCAGCGGCAGCTCGCGATTCGCGCTGCGGAACTCGAAGCGCACGGTGGCCGGGTCGACGACCACGGCCTTCGCGATCTCCGCGAAATACGCGCCGAACTGCGGCGCGGCCAGCTTGCTCTTCAGCGTGTCGAACGAAAACTTGACGTCGTCGGCCGTGACGCGATCGCCATTCGAGAACCGTGCGCGCGGATTCAGGTGGAACGTGACCGAACGGCGGTCGGGCGCGATGTCGATATCGTCGGCAAGCAGCCCGTACGCGGATGCCGGTTCGTCCGAACTACCGGTCGCCAGGCTCTCGAACAGCATGTCGATGCCCGGCGCGGGGTTGCCGCGCATCGTGAACGGATTGAACTTGTCGAACGACGTCAGCCGGTTCGGGTTCGCGAGCACGAGCGTGCCGCCCTTCGGCGCGTCGGGGTTGACGTAGTCGAAATGCTTGAAGCCCGGCGGATATTTCGGCTCGCCGTACTGCGCAATGGCGTAGGCCGCATGCGCGGCTGGCACGGCCAGCGCAGCCTGCATCGCAAACACCGCGGCAACGCGGCCGGCGGCCCGTACGGCACGCAGCGCGGCGAAGCGGACGCGCGCGGCGGCGGCCCGGGGCGAACCCTTCGTCATAGAGGCCCTGTCGGTTGAATGAGGGGTGTAACGTGGGACGATTCTACCCATTCAATCCTTCGAGCCGAAAGAAAACCGCCACGCGGGCGGTTTCTTCATGAGCGGACGCACGTATCACACGTGCGCCGCGTGTCGATCAGCGCCAGCCGTTGTGGCGGCCGTTATCCCAGTGACCACGATCGCGATCGCCGCCCCAGCCGCGGCCATGATGGCGATACCACTCGTCGCGGCCCCAATAGCGACGGCCGTCCCAGTAGCGGTCGCCATGCCAGCCGATCACGATCGCCGGCCCCGGCATATAGACGGGTGCAGGTGCATACACGGGCGCCGGCTGATAGATAACCGGCGGCGGAGGCGGCGGCACATACACGGGCGCGGGCGCGACGTAAACCGGTGCCGGCACGCCGACGTTGATCCCGACATTGACTCCCGCCATTGCTGCGCCCGACACGAGCAAGGCCGCCATACCGGTCAAGAGCGAGGCAACACGCAAGGTCTTCATGGATTCCTCTTCTGGTTGTGTCATGTGTGATTCGACTATAGCGGCAAGCGTGGTCTCCGCATATTTCACGTTTGTAAGAACTGATGCGCGGCATCGCAACGGGAAGGGTGCGCTAACGTCTTGTAACAATCGGCGCCGGCCCTGCCCTCGCCGGCTGCCGAAACCCGTCCGGCTCGCGCTCGTGCGCCCCGATGCGCTCACCGTCGTCTCGCCGTCGACCGCCTTGCGCGGCGCGCACTGCGACAAAACAAAAAGGCGGCACTTGCGCGCCGCCTTTTGTTCATCAACGCGCGCAGATATCGAACCCGGCGCCGCGACGCCGCTCAGCGCGACATCATGTTCATGCTGACGTTGTGCATCACCCACAGCGTGCCGACGATCAGGATCGCCGCGGTCAGCACCGTGTAGCTGAATGCCATCACGTTCCAGCGCTGGCCCGACGAACCGTTCATGTGCAGGAAGTACACGAGGTGCACGACGATCTGCACGAACGCGAGCACGGCGAGCGCGATCAGCGACGCATGCGGCGACAGCACGCCGCCCATCACGAGGCCGAACGACGCGGCCGTGAGCAGCACCGACAGGATGAAACCGGCGACGTAGCCGCCGACACTGCCGTGCCCTTCTTCGAGTTGAGACGAATGCGAATGGGCCATTTAGATCACGCTCGCGAGATAGACAAAGGAAAACACGCAGATCCACACGATGTCGAGGAAGTGCCAGAAGAGGCTCAGGCACGTCAGGCGCCGCAGGTCGCGATCGGTCAGGTCGCCGCCGCGCAACGCGATCTGCCCGGCGAGCACGATCATCCACAGCAGGCCGGCCGTCACGTGCAGACCGTGCGTGCCGACCAGCGTGAAGAACGCTGACAGGAACGCGCTGCGCTGCGGGCCGGCGCCTTCCGCGATCAGGTGCGAGAACTCGCGCAGTTCCATCGCGAGAAACGCCGCGCCGAGCACGAACGTCACGGCGAGCCACGCGAGCAGCGCGCCGCGCCGCTGCTTGTACGCAGCGAGCATCGCGAAACCGTACGTGATGCTCGACAGCAGCAGCGCAGCGGTTTCCACCGCGACGCCCGGAATGTCGAACAGGTCTTTCGCGGTCGGCCCGCCCGCATACTGGTGGCCGAGCACCGCGAACGTCGCGAACAGCGCCGCGAAGATCACGCAGTCGGTCATCAGGTACAGCCAGAAACCGAACACCGAATGCGACGGCGGATGGTCGTCGTGTTCGAGCAGGGTTGCGCTCAAGGTTTTCTGCAACATCAGTTGGCCTCCAGTTCCACGTCGTCGACACGCGCGGCCACGCGCTTGGTCGGCTGCTTGTCTTCGATCTTCCGCACCGTCGACGCGGGGATGTAGTAGCCGTCGTTATCGCGCGAGCTGTAGATCACCAGCGTCGCGACGATCCCGACGAGCCCGGCAATCGCGAGCCACCAGATGTGCCACACCAGCGCGAAGCCGAGTACCAGGCTGAAAATCGCGACCACGAGGCCCGCGCAGGTATTCGACGGCATGTGGATATCGCGAATCGACGCCGGGTTCGGCCGGCCTTCGCCGCGCGCCTTCATGTCCGCATACGCGTCGAGCGTGCGCACCTGCGGGATCACCGCGAAGTTGTAGTCGGCCGGCGGCGACGAGGTCGCCCACTCCAGCGTGCGGCCGCCCCACGGGTCGCCCGTCGTGTCGCGGTATTCGGGCAGGTTGCGGTTGCGGATGCTGACCACCAGTTGCAGCAACTGGCACGCAATGCCGATCGCGATCAGCACGGCGCCGAACGCGGCAACCAGCAGCCACGGATGCCATGCCGGGTTGTCGTAGTGGTTGAGCCGGCGCGTCATGCCCATGAAGCCGAGCACGTAGAGCGGCACGAACGCGACGTAGAAGCCGACCTGCCAGAACCAGAACGCGGCCTTGCCGAGCTTCTCGTTCAGCTTGAAGCCGAACGCCTTCGGGAACCAGTAGTTGAAGCCCGCGAGATAGCCGAACAGCACGCCGCCGATGATCACGTTATGGAAGTGCGCGATCAGGAACAGGCTGTTGTGCAGCACGAAGTCCGCGCCGGGAATCGCCATCATCACGCCGGTCATGCCGCCGAGCGTGAACGTGACCATGAAGCCGATCGTCCACAGCACGGGCGTCGTGAATTCGATCCGGCCGCGATACATCGTGAACAGCCAGTTGAACACCTTCACGCCGGTCGGGATCGCGATGATCATCGTCATGATGCCGAAGAACGCGTTCACGTTCGCGCCCGAGCCCATCGTGAAGAAATGATGCAGCCACACGAGGAACGACAGCACCATGATCGCGCAGGTCGCGTACACCATCGTCTTGTAGCCGAACAGCGGCTTTTTCGCGAACGTCGCGATGACTTCCGAGAAGATGCCGAACGCCGGCAGGATCAGGATGTACACCTCCGGATGGCCCCACGCCCAGATCAGGTTCAGGTACAGCATCGCGTTGCCGCCGGCTTCGTTCGTGAAGAAGTGCATGCCGAGGTAACGGTCGAGGCCGAGCAGCGCGAGCGTCGCGGTCAGGATCGGGAACGACGCCATGATCAGCACGTTCGTGCAGAGCGCGGTCCACGTGAACACCGGCATCTTCATCAGCGTCATGCCCGGCGCGCGCATCTTGATGATCGTCACGAAGAAGTTCACGCCGGTCAGCAGCGTGCCGACGCCCGAGATCTGCAGCGCCCACAGGTAGTAGTCGACTCCTACCCCCGGGCTGTACTGCAGCTCCGACAGCGGCGGGTAGGCGAGCCAGCCGGTCTGCGCGAATTCGCCGATCACGAGCGAGATGTTGATCAGGATCGCGCTGACCGCCGTCATCCAGAAGCTCAGCGAGTTGATGAACGGGAATGCGACGTCGCGCGCGCCGATCTGCAGCGGCACGATCAGGTTCATCAGGCCGACCATGAACACCATCGCCATGAAGAAGATCATGATCACGCCGTGTGCCGTGAAGATCTGGTCATAGTGGTGCGGCGGCAGGTAACCGGGCGCGTTGTACGCGAGCGCGAGCTGCATGCG
Proteins encoded in this window:
- a CDS encoding extracellular solute-binding protein — translated: MTKGSPRAAAARVRFAALRAVRAAGRVAAVFAMQAALAVPAAHAAYAIAQYGEPKYPPGFKHFDYVNPDAPKGGTLVLANPNRLTSFDKFNPFTMRGNPAPGIDMLFESLATGSSDEPASAYGLLADDIDIAPDRRSVTFHLNPRARFSNGDRVTADDVKFSFDTLKSKLAAPQFGAYFAEIAKAVVVDPATVRFEFRSANRELPLIAGGVPVFSRKWGLRADGSRIPFDQLAFEQPIGSGPYLIERYDNGRTITYRRNSAYWGADLPVRIGTHNFERIVYKLYGDGVARLEAFKAGEYDVLVEYIARNWARRDVGKRFDSGELVKREFRQHNGAGMQGFFMNLRRPLFRDVRVRQALDLAFDFEWLNRQLFYSAYTRLDSYFADTDLQATGTPGAGELKLLEPLRAQLDPAVFGPMVTQPDTNPPGSLRANLLKARALLAQAGWTYRDGALRNANGEPFTFEILDDAGGAMEGVVTAYQRNLAKLGIEARFRTADFALLQKRLDAFDYDMTTVRLPGVQVPGAEQFSRYGSKFADEPGSDNIVGLKSPAVDALLHALGTAQTRDELLDATHALDRVLMHGYYAVPQWYSTTHRIAYKRTLAYPQTLPLYYSAEGWVVSTWWATPAH
- a CDS encoding ABC transporter permease, with protein sequence MNRAVVSSRIDAARARVSPSPARRVWQRFTRQRLGYWSFVIFVVAFAASLAAPLWSNDKPLVVRYDGQTYFPLFQTYPETTFGGDFPTPADYLDPYVRKRLEAPGNFVVYPPNRYYYDTLNYFSNVPNPAPPSRANWLGTDAHGRDLLARLVYGFRISVEFGLILTVIGTLLGIAAGAVQGFFGGRIDIVGQRLIEIWSSLPELYLLIIFASIFEPSFLLLIVLLSLFGWIGLADYVRAEFLRNRTQDYVRAARAMGLTNWQIIWRHVLPNSLTPVITFLPFRMSGAILALTSLDFLGLGVPPPTPSLGELLAQGKGNLDAWWISLSTFGVLVATLLLLTFMGDALRNALDTRIADSVRAAGGQR
- a CDS encoding ABC transporter ATP-binding protein; protein product: MSETVVSKHDEPLLSLERLHVRFGDTVAVEDVTLAIGRGERVALVGESGSGKSVTALSILRLLRDADVSGAIRFAGQDLSAKSEREMRGLRGSDIAMIFQEPMTALNPLYTIGEQIGETIVLHDGVSAVEARKRAIALLARTGIAEPDRRVDSYPHQLSGGQRQRAMIAMALACRPRLLLADEPTTALDVTIRAQIVDLLLELQREEAEKRGMAILLITHDLNLVRHFADRVAVMENGRLVESGPVERIFAEPEHPYTQRLLNSRPQRAVAPVMPIAPVVLDARHVSVQFARKRPGFAGWFGTVPVTAVADVSVSVRQGETLGIVGESGSGKSTLAMALLGLQKTVGGEIEFQGRALSTYRGREQTALRSNMQVVFQDPFSSLSPRHTIERIVGEGLELHRPEMTPDARRTKSLAVLREVGLDRTVLHRYPHEFSGGQRQRIAIARALVLEPRILILDEPTSALDVSIQQQVLKLLANLQQKYNLGYVFISHDLEVIGAMAHRVAVMQDGAVVESGDVTDIFTRPSHPYTQKLLKAVWKA
- the cyoD gene encoding cytochrome o ubiquinol oxidase subunit IV, producing MAHSHSSQLEEGHGSVGGYVAGFILSVLLTAASFGLVMGGVLSPHASLIALAVLAFVQIVVHLVYFLHMNGSSGQRWNVMAFSYTVLTAAILIVGTLWVMHNVSMNMMSR
- a CDS encoding microcin C ABC transporter permease YejB codes for the protein MWSYILKRLLLMIPTLVGVLTLTFAVIQFVPGGPVEQAVQELRKGATEQGAVPFGMRAHTGVDAQQLAQLKALYGFDKPPLERYWLMLKRFARFDLGDSYFRHQSVWSLVVQKLPVSISIGLWTFFLTYLISVPLGIAKAVRNGSPFDVATSLVVLVGYAIPGFVLGVLLLVLFGGGSFWQLFPLRGLTSDNFAGLSLVGKVLDYLWHIALPITASVVGSFAVITMLTKNAFLDQIRRQYVLTARAKGLSERSVLWKHVFRNAMLPLIVGFPAAFIGAFFTGSLLIETLFSLDGLGLLSYESVVRRDYPVVLGTLYLFTLIGLATKLISDLCYVWVDPRIQFDNLER
- the cyoB gene encoding cytochrome o ubiquinol oxidase subunit I; translated protein: MFGKLTLSAIPFDQPIIMVAGAFMGLAVLGILAALTITGRWKWLWTEWLTTVDHKKLGVMYIIVALIMLLRGFADAIMMRMQLALAYNAPGYLPPHHYDQIFTAHGVIMIFFMAMVFMVGLMNLIVPLQIGARDVAFPFINSLSFWMTAVSAILINISLVIGEFAQTGWLAYPPLSELQYSPGVGVDYYLWALQISGVGTLLTGVNFFVTIIKMRAPGMTLMKMPVFTWTALCTNVLIMASFPILTATLALLGLDRYLGMHFFTNEAGGNAMLYLNLIWAWGHPEVYILILPAFGIFSEVIATFAKKPLFGYKTMVYATCAIMVLSFLVWLHHFFTMGSGANVNAFFGIMTMIIAIPTGVKVFNWLFTMYRGRIEFTTPVLWTIGFMVTFTLGGMTGVMMAIPGADFVLHNSLFLIAHFHNVIIGGVLFGYLAGFNYWFPKAFGFKLNEKLGKAAFWFWQVGFYVAFVPLYVLGFMGMTRRLNHYDNPAWHPWLLVAAFGAVLIAIGIACQLLQLVVSIRNRNLPEYRDTTGDPWGGRTLEWATSSPPADYNFAVIPQVRTLDAYADMKARGEGRPNPASIRDIHMPSNTCAGLVVAIFSLVLGFALVWHIWWLAIAGLVGIVATLVIYSSRDNDGYYIPASTVRKIEDKQPTKRVAARVDDVELEAN
- the cyoC gene encoding cytochrome o ubiquinol oxidase subunit III yields the protein MLQKTLSATLLEHDDHPPSHSVFGFWLYLMTDCVIFAALFATFAVLGHQYAGGPTAKDLFDIPGVAVETAALLLSSITYGFAMLAAYKQRRGALLAWLAVTFVLGAAFLAMELREFSHLIAEGAGPQRSAFLSAFFTLVGTHGLHVTAGLLWMIVLAGQIALRGGDLTDRDLRRLTCLSLFWHFLDIVWICVFSFVYLASVI